The genomic DNA AATTTTTACAACCAACGCTTAGACCACTCGTCATATAAATTTTCTGATTTTATAATAAGCTCGATCATCTCTCTAACCGCGCCATTGCCACCTTTATGCTTTAGTTTTGTCTTTACATCAAGCTCTTTTATCGCGTCTTTTGGCTTAAAGCTCCAAGCAACTGCATTTAAAATTTTATAGTCATTGTAGTCATCGCCTATAGCTGCTGCATTTTTAAAGCTAAGCCCTTCAAATTTTAATATCTCACTCGCCACTTCAAATTTATCACCAACTCCTTGATAGACGTGATTTATCTTTAGATCCTCTGCTCTTCGCTCAACGATGGCTGACTTTCTGCCAGTGATGATAGCTACTTTTTTGCCAAGCTTTAGCCAGCTTTCTATCGCGTAGCCATCTTTTACATCAAAAAATTTAAGCTCTTCACCATTTGCATTGTATATAATCTTGCCATCAGTCAGGCAGCCATCAACATCTAAAAATATAATCTCTATCATAAAACACCCTTTGTGCTTGGTGTGCCTATCCTTGCGTTTTTAGCAAGCGCTCTACGAAGTGCGACAGCGAATGATTTAAACGTTGCTTCGATGATGTGGTGAGTATTTTTACCACGAATTTGATTTAGATGAAGCGTGATGGCTGAATTTATAGCAACTGCCCTAAAAAACTCCTCCACAAGCTCAGTATCAAACTCGCCAACTTTGGCATTTTCATTAAAATTTTCATATACAAGATAGGCTCTATTGCTAAGGTCTAGCACGCAAAAAACAGCAGCTTCATCCATAACAACGCTTGCCTCACCAAATCTCTCAACACCACTTAAAGGATACAAGGCCTCTTTTAAAAGCTGACCCAAAACTATGCCTACATCCTCAACGCTGTGGTGAAAATCCACATGCGTGTCGCCCTTGCATGAAATTTCAAGATCAAGCAAAGAATGCTTTGTAAAAGCTTCAAGCATATGGTCAAAAAAACCAATGCCAGTA from Campylobacter concisus includes the following:
- a CDS encoding KdsC family phosphatase — translated: MIEIIFLDVDGCLTDGKIIYNANGEELKFFDVKDGYAIESWLKLGKKVAIITGRKSAIVERRAEDLKINHVYQGVGDKFEVASEILKFEGLSFKNAAAIGDDYNDYKILNAVAWSFKPKDAIKELDVKTKLKHKGGNGAVREMIELIIKSENLYDEWSKRWL
- the hisB gene encoding imidazoleglycerol-phosphate dehydratase HisB, which encodes MLELTRNTKETQISMKLKIYGSGVAKIDTGIGFFDHMLEAFTKHSLLDLEISCKGDTHVDFHHSVEDVGIVLGQLLKEALYPLSGVERFGEASVVMDEAAVFCVLDLSNRAYLVYENFNENAKVGEFDTELVEEFFRAVAINSAITLHLNQIRGKNTHHIIEATFKSFAVALRRALAKNARIGTPSTKGVL